The Hevea brasiliensis isolate MT/VB/25A 57/8 chromosome 9, ASM3005281v1, whole genome shotgun sequence nucleotide sequence TTAAATAATAGGTATATCATTAATTgtaataaaacaatttatatgaaaataattaaataacatttTATTTCTGCTATATATTACAATTTACTCTAATATAACTTTAATTTTACTAACTAATATTGAAAAGAATAATCCAATTATGTATTTtgctttgtaatttttttttttgggcatatGTATGGTCGAAGGCTTTCCTAGCTAGAATGTGCATACAACTAGAAAAAGTATATGGAGTAAAGCTTGGGCAAATGCAAGTTGACGATTGGTTTTGGAaccaaaatatatataaaaaattataagtaGACAACTATTTTCTATCGGTGTGTGGACAGTTTACCATCTATCTCCGTTCTTGATCTCCAGCAGGATGCTTTGTGGCTGTATATTGCTACAATTTCCTAGTCTTCCCTATGATCACCTGATCGAATACATTGTGCATTTGGGTCTAAAAGCCAATATTTCATCCTTTGCCCAGTATCATATTTCTCTAAATGGTTAGCATAGTCCAATGATAACTGTTTATATGTTGAACCTGATTTGGACTCCCTTTTCCTACATAAGTAATAATATGGAGAAGCTAGTATCATTATTCTCATTTATTTGATAATATAAATATACATAAAAGCTTCACAAGCATTGAGTAGGATATTCAACAGTGAATGAAAAATTTATACCTCTATAGATGTCAATTAGTTAACTATCTGTAATAATTGTAAATGTATTAATTTGACATGACATCATTACAAGTTAATTGATtcgcctttttttttttagtatttttaataagGTAGTATTATATCAAttttatttccatttcaattGGGAGCTTGCCTACTGATTCAGTTGGTTGCAAGGTTGGTGTCCTATGTTGAGATATCTGAGTTTTTCTTTAGGTAGCAATGCAAGAAATTCAGTTATTTGGCATCCTGTAATACAGAAAATAGGGAAAAGGCAAGCTTTTTGGAAAGGTAAGGTGCTATCCATGGCAGGGAGATTAATGGTTATAAAGTCTTGCCTCTCAAGTAtgccaatttattttttttatcggtTTTTAAAATTCCCCAGAAGTTGGCTAAGAGAATCAAGGCCATTATTAGAAGTTTCTTTTGGTCGAGTGGTGTGAGTGGGAAGAAGCTTCACTTGGTGAAGTGGAACGATTTGCTTCAGCCGAGGCACAGAGGTTTTCAAATATTTTGGTTAACAATTAAGCGCTCCTGTTTAAATGGATTTGGAGACTATACGATGTGggctgatgcatacattttgcatagtcatttaggtctaattttataaccatttttatttgattattagccattttttagctaatttcattagttaattagttagttttccataattgtcgattttggattaatttgtatcttttactttgttttgtaggaaaaatggtgtttttgaaggactgaagagaaattttgccattgaggagtgacttctacagccaaagatgtcaaaaacaagttttcaagctgaaatatgcattgatcaaattgtgcataacttgccgcataagctatgcagatctgcataaggagaaaaatcactgttccagaattaaccgaaatgtgcataaggagagtgcatagcttatgcacattctcgcctcccttatgcaccttcacggaattgtgcatagcctatgcaccaagtcatgcagtttcgcataagtgaaccagaatcggtcgcataagggactgcataacttatgcagtccacttatgcagtcccataaagagttcattaatgagctggcagaagattccctcagataattcctcctagaacaaaccattttagggctccatgtcagaaaaatgctataaatagtctcattttcccattttaaaaaaagaaagaaagaaaggaaggaaaggaGCAGGAGCAagggcagctgaagagtcacatttagttttccacaccatttccaactagatttgggatttctttctcttcttaccttttcctacatttctagtgttgagttttttatttcttagcttagattagagctttatttccatttaaattcagaatatcttgtagacattatgggtagtgagtagtttcactttgattctggagtaagggatgtaatatttagttatttttgtggatttgaactgggttagtcccaatttaatgaatttatgaggtttaatccatttcttgtgtgcttattcacatgcttaatgaagggccccattgagttatgttcttaatccttggttgaagcaccgaaaggagaaaaccaagtgatagttaatcaagaaattggacttaattaacttagatctagaaatagactaagggttaagagggttttaatagattgattaaagaacctaatgggtcttggttaattttaactccacgaaagtaggattaagttaattaaggcactctttgtctcactcgaaagagttttcaaaggattttagaattaatctcctttaaacccataaatttcatggattgggctagctagggaaaatctcaaaatgacttaaatatgaacccttaactccagaatcgtctttcatcaattattgcttggaattttacttttgagtgtttagtttaatctcattttattaattttcattattatcaatttctttattttgcgaattattaaattagtcattgtttgaatttagttttgcattttcataccttatgcttcaatttcctaaatttcttttattaatttgattaaaatacaattttaacatattttattttacatcaaaaattcaatcattaacacaactcctcgtgggaacgatatctttttatatactacttgaacgatccgtgcacttgcggtagggacacaTCAAGGGCTTCAATTCTAAGAGATAAATAAGAGTTTCAAGTTGATGGTGGTCTTCCAATCATGAGAAAGGGCAAGAAATCTTCGGTCTGGAAGGACATTCAGAGGTCATTAAATTTTAGAGTTAATAATTTCACAATCTAGGGTAACATTTGCTTTGTTATTGGGGATGGAAAAAAGGTCTCGTTCTAGCATGTCATATGGGCGCTTAATCGACCCTTTAAGATTGAGTTTCCCAGATTGCTTGTGTTATCTTCCAATCCGGATATTTTTATTGCTGATATGGGAAATGAGATCTGTGGTCTTGGCATTTGTCATGGAGGAGGGATCTTTTCAGTTGGGAACAAAGCTTATTGGATAGGTTACTTATAATCTTGAATGGCATAAAGTTTTGTAATAAGAAGGTGGACAGATTTGTGTGGAAGCCGGCTGCAAATGGTATTTTTTTTCTGTCTCATCTTTGTATAGATCTATGATTTCTACTTCTGACCTATATGCATATGATATACCTTCAATTTGGATGGGTTTTACTCCGCCAAAAGCAGAGATTTTACTCTGGTTTGTTTGTAGAAATAGATTGTGCTGTAGGGATTGGTTAAGCAATATTGGAATTATTCCCCAATCTCAAAATGTTTGCCCGTTTCATCTACGATATGAGGAAACAATTCCGCATCTATTCTTGCAATATGAATTTTCCTGGAAGGTTTGGAGTTGGTTCCTTAAATGGAGGGAGTGCAGTTTTTATATCCCAGGAACTATGTGGAAATTTTTTTATCAGTGTTCTTCTACTGATTTGGGTAATTTTCAGACGGTTTTTTGGATGAACCCTTTTTTTGCTATCACTTGGTCTTTGCGGTTAAAGAGAAATGGTAGAGTATTCAATAGTAATGAGAGTTCTATAGTTGCTTTATGCTCTTTAATTTTGCATCGTTTGTCGATTTGGATGAAAGCGAATAATGTGGATTTTCCATTTTCTGGTTTGGATTTGTTGGTTTCATCCGAGTATATTAAGAGCTGGACTAATGTGTCTAAGCAAAGACCGTTGGCACTTTGGTCTGCACCCTTGGGTTCCTCTTTGGAATGGAATGTGGATGGGTCTTCTAGGGGGAAACCAGGTGAGAGTGGTATGGGGGGTGTGGTTAGAAATGTTGATGGATCTTTTCTTTGTGTGTTCTCTTGTGCTTTGGGGGTTATGGAGTCTAATAGAGCAGAGTTATTAGCTATAGTTAACGCACTTAAGCTTAGCATTTAGTTTTTCGACCGATTGCGAAATGAGTGATTTTATAATTGAGTCGAACCCTAAATCTGCAACCTCTTGGGCATCTAATTCGAGTTCAGCTTCATGGAAATTCTCATCCATTATCAACTCTTTGTTGGTTTTTGTGCAACAATTGAATCGGGTAGTATTTGTCTACACCTCACATGAGGCGAATTTAGTAGTTGACGCCCTTGCAAAGCAAGGGGTTGATAGATATTCaaattttattgcattttttaAAGTTTATTTTTATTAGAATGGAGTATGGAAGGTTTGTATTGTTAGGTTAGTGTTTGGAAATTCTCGCAATTGTTCTATCAATTTGTGTCGATTGTTGTTTCTTTGTATTTGTCTCATGAATCAATGTTTTTTTGTTTGTTTGGCAAGCTGATTTTGCTCCAGAATTTTTTACTTAGCATCTCAATTTCTAAGTTGCTGTATCGGAATGATCTATGGACTAGGATTAGCTAGAATTGTAATTGCTGACTATTTTTTCTAAACTTTATTAATAATAACTTTGTCGATCAAAAAAAAATTGAGACCCATAATTATGCAATGTAATTAATCTAAAATGCAAGCCAAATTACAACTCAAATTAATTAACTCTCAAGAAGGTGATCAATCCACTTCTTTCTTTCAATTAGGTGTTATTGATTAATTTCTTGGTTTGAACATctctatataattaattattaatctgGTAGCATTAATATTTTCAACAAATAATTAACAAAGTGGCAATGTGTCAGGAGCAGCAAAGACTGAAGCTCAAGTCATCTGGTGTAAATGTGAAACAAAAAGGGATagagagtgagagacttgaagaaCATGTGTGATATATGcaatttgcatagtcatttaggttagaTTTTATGGCTATTTCATTTacttgttagtcacttttagctaattttattagttatttagatagttttctaTACTtatcaatttttggattaatttataattttactttgttttgtaggtaaaatggtatttttgaggAACTAAAAAGAAATTATGCCAACAAGAAGTGATTCCTATAGCCAAAGATATCAAAAACAAAGCTTGAAAGTTAAAGAATACAAAATGGCCGAAATGTGTATAACCTGATGCACAACATGTGTAGTTCTGCAAAGGAAGAAGAAGCAAATTCTTaaacctgccgaaatctgcatgacttatgcaggttCATGCCCTGCTTATGC carries:
- the LOC110651032 gene encoding uncharacterized protein LOC110651032, with translation MISTSDLYAYDIPSIWMGFTPPKAEILLWFVCRNRLCCRDWLSNIGIIPQSQNVCPFHLRYEETIPHLFLQYEFSWKTVFWMNPFFAITWSLRLKRNGRVFNSNESSIVALCSLILHRLSIWMKANNVDFPFSGLDLLVSSEYIKSWTNVSKQRPLALWSAPLGSSLEWNVDGSSRGKPGESGMGGVVRNVDGSFLCVFSCALGVMESNRAELLAIVNALKLSI